One Glycine soja cultivar W05 chromosome 7, ASM419377v2, whole genome shotgun sequence genomic window, TTGGTCGTCCTTGATGAATGAAACTCTCTCTGTTCAGAGTTTCAGCAATGTAAAGGTGGAGCACAATAGAAAAGTGTTGCAATGCCACGGTTTTTGAAATTGCCAAgacattcaaaaataaataaataaataaattttagttagattaataattaataatataatatgtagtatattattatttatttttattgttaattattattattattattattatacagtTAAATAGCTGATTTCATTTAAAAAGCCTCGATTAAACTTTATAATCTATCTCTTCTGTCTTCGATATTTATTCACATAGCTTTTAGGATTCGAggtagtaaataaaaaaaaagttctttttCATCTTAAAGAAAtgcttttttaattataataaaaaactcATGCTATgtttaataagaaaagaaagagtttGCTTTTAATATGTTCTCAGTAAATAAATTACatagttatttaattaaaaattattctatatatcacctttaaaataatcattacaaaagtcattaattttagtatacataatttataattatatgagagtgtaaaaaatattagattacCGATGCATACTAAATAAATGTAGAATGAAATATGGAGAAAAGAAATATGagagataaaatgaaaaagaaaataaagtaaaagacgtattatttgaataaataaagaGTTATGATTGTTAGACAttcacacaaaacaaacaatatTCTGCGAAtcctttatattctttttatatcattttttttgtcgcatcatattatttattacatatattttttgttctttttatctcGAAACTTTATACATAAATACTTATGTGCTATGATTATAGATtcttgtaatattttattacttttggcACCTAGTTATAATGAAATTCttttgctgattaaaaaaagGGTTCCATGAAATGCAGACTACAAAAAACTTATTatactttaattaatataaataaatataacttaaaaaagaatttgaatcTTAGGTCTTGACTTTAGGGCTTTGTTGTTACTTTTTAATTGCAAGGACAAAGAGTTTAATGTGTAATTAAACACCTAAAGTgaaatagagataaaaaaatataaatttaagatgtAATAAAAAGCCAGAGATATAAaagaattaagaataaaattgcggtgtatatatattgtacaaGTGTTTatgcatcattttgtttttttatttattaattatatgtatcATTTTGTTGTcttagtatattaaaaaaagaaatatattaattttcttcatttgaatagttaaaaacaataaaaaaataaatgtaaaattttgtaCAAATAAAAGAGGAAAAGTATTAATATAACGTACCAATTTTAATGAGTATTCCACATTACTCATTATAATTAGTGCATGATTCAAACCATAATCTTACAACAATTCATTTAAATGTATCaacattagttttaaaaaaatattgatgaactTACCTTTTTATATAAATGTAACAAAACACTAAAAGTGTGTTTGAAtgggaaaatttaaaattctaaagaatttaaaatatttcaatttaaattctttcatttttaaaattctgtgtttggataaaaaattaaatttctttatttttaaaattttatgattgaagaaagaaattaaatttcttcatttttaacatttcttattttgataaaataatcaaatgcattattttttaaaattttatatttgaataaaacaattttttagtaaaaataagcTTGAgcctgtaataaaaaaaaaagcaaaattagttataaaaataggatagaaacaatttaaaaaattgagcctattaaattttttattacagtctcaattttatatttgaataaaaatgaagaaaaacaaattgtttCAATTTTGTATTACAAGATTGAGCctgtaataaaaaaagaagtaaaattagttataattttttattttattttagtaattttagaaaataaaataataataatttaacaaggAGAAACTTAAAATAGATACACttcaacaattttaaaaatgaaaattaatctataaataagactaaaaaatgagatgaaaaatataaaaaataaaaaaagtatgataATGGTATAATTCATGGAAGCCACATAGCATATAAGGCATAAGTCAAGAAGAGCTTTGAGTTGAGTTGAGTTAACTAAAATGGATTCCGAAACAGGGCATGAAGCaactactctctctctctctcttcactatTTTCTCCTTTAGTCCAACCAAGAACATCCCATCAACCACCCTTCAACCAAGCAAGCTCAAAGTCCCAACCCAAGCCTCATTCCTCACACACCTTTCTCTCTCCACCACCTCTGCTTCTTCCAAAACCTCCTTCAAATCCACCATCTCCATCAATCCCCTCCACGTCCCTCTCTCCCCACCGCCGTTGCAACCCTTCCAACATCGCTGCCCTCGTATGGTTCCACAACGACCTCCACCTCCTCGACAATGAGTGTCTCGTCGCCGCCAACAACGACTCCCCTCTCCATCCTTCTCGTATACTGCTTCAACCCCTCCGACTATGGTAAGTCGGCATCCGACTTCAACAAGACTGGCCCCTACCGTGTCGCTTTCCTCATCGACTCCGTCTTCAACCTCTGCCGCAACCTATAGGTAGGCGGCTCCAATCTCATCATGCGCGTCGAGAAGCCTGAGACGATACTGACAGAGCTCGTCAAGACGTCATATCCTAAATGTtgcaagagagagaagagggaaAAACAGTTGAAAATGATGAAGGTGTGCGAAAACATGTTCCTTTTCACaacagaatttcaaattctttcattttttgaaagaatttgaaatcctattatttaagttaattaaaatatctaaacaAAATACTGAaatcttaatttcttttaaatttttttatcaaaacatcTTATTTcactgaaaaataattaaaattctttaaaaaattgaattatcttattaaatttttcCATTCAAACTGTCTCTAAAAGCTCAGATCCTGACTAtggtaaaatgtaaaaaaacgAAATGAAATAGACTTTCCCCGTTTTAGAACAAGTATTCCACACTACTCACTATCATTATACTCATTCAGCGGCTCAAACGGAAACAATAAAATCCAAGAGGTAATTCATTAACGCAATAATCCTGAAAATAATTGAGAATTATAAAGAAGAAATGCCTATATGCATCCCCACGGGGATAAAGTTTTCTCATATCCTGGCTCCTTACTATAAAGGTCAAAGGTTTCTGTTCCAGAAAGACTGATCCAGATGTAACAAAGGAtagtcttttttgttttttctaaacCAAAGTTGTCAAGAAAAGGTCGGCATCATCTTATGCATAAAGGGTTCTCACCAATCTGTGCAAATCTGGACAATCATGCGAGAAAAGCAAGAAGCCACAGCATCGCAATCCATGTTTTAAATGTCATACTGAGCTCGATCACCATAGTTTATTTTTGATCCAGAAAAGTACGAAGACAACTCCAAAAACAATAGCAACAGGGGCCCACTTCCGAATCAAAGCCTACAgcaaatatttgattttaaattatatattcacaatGCTGAATATAACTAGAATCCAAATATAAGCCAGAAGCTTCAACGCAAATAATCACTTCCTAACATTACGCAGGGTTATACTTATATTGGCTTCAAAATCATCAACTTATCATTTAACAATAACTAATGTTTTGCATTAAAGAAATGCACACTGCACAATATCATCGGGATTTCAGAGAAATGGTAAACAACAAGGAATGACTTAACCAAATTATAGTGATATAGGAATATCTCTAACTTGCATTTACAAACCCTATAGATACTCACTATATTAACCTATACATTATCTGCAGGGATAGGCAGTCTGCGCCTGTTCATGAaagtttacaaataaaaaagaccATCAACTGATCCAATATATGTCATTTGATGATAGACCATCTGGTTATAATAATTCTATTTGACAACAAAATACTACATATTAACCATAGGTTACACAAACTAACAATAGCACAAAAAAAGCTTAAATTTCAAAGTgttgaacattttaaaaaacaaaaatacagcCCCAGTACGTGAACGATGATTCATCAAGTTAATGGAAAGATTTATCACCAAAAAGTACAGAAAGTGTCGTGTTTCAAATTTGTTGCTGTATTTAGGCAAAAGCCAATAGAAAATGCATAACAGCAGACATTCTAACTAAGACAAAAAAATCCACACACTGCATGCTTCTTTGATGCTATCTAAATTATGGAAGCAATTTCCAATTGCAGCATGGTATTTCAGAGGTAAGTCAAATTAACACATGTCATAATCCAATATAAAAAAAGGTAGATtaccaaaaaatgcaaaaaaattagATATCATGCGGATGATGAAGGAAAACATAAAATGACTAACCTGCCGATTTAAATCTCTAGCCTTATCAGCATATATGCGAGATTCTGATGATAAGCGACTGGACATTTGGCTGACCTCTGCAAATTAGAATTTGAAATCAAATAGAATATAAATTTCAAACTTCACAAGTTAAACCATCAAATACACCACAAcatacaaacaaaaattaagctGCATTAGAAGTGGAAATAAGAGGAGATCATCTATCAGAATAATGGAGGTGGAAGTGTGGAACTAGGAAAGCTTAGTAGAAGTTTCTGAGAAAAATCTTTATAAGATCCTCATGTCCAGGCTAAGAAACTAGGAGCAGGAGATTGCAAGCATTTGAAATTAATGTTGCAAGGATAAAACTAATATCCTATTCAAAATCTTCTTATGTtgtaatttaacattaaatgGGGCACACTTTGATTGCTTTTCCATTACAGAAGCTTTTCCCAAATTATCAAGAGGCCAAATACATCTTTagcctttaatttaatttaacgcAGCAATCATCCCTTAAGTGAAGATAATAACCGCAACTTGTGAGATAACTAATAAAGATTTCTATCAGAAAATCTAATAGGCAAGTTTAGAAGGACAGAAGAAGCTTGGACATTGTAAACTTCAGCAACTTTATCTCTTCTCCAGCCAAGTGTCTGATAATCAAGCAAAGCCAACTACAATGGATGCATACATAATAGAGGCCTCAATTCCCATACTATATTCAAATTAGGGTAGTTTGTGACAACAAATTTGGATGTTACATTCAAAGCAATCAGCAGACaatgataaaactaaaattattcaGAGAATTCAAGAAATATCTTACGGTCCAACTGTTCACCAACACCAAGAACTTCCTGCACATTCCGAGTCATTATCTGGTGGACTTCATAGAGTTCATCATTCAATTTTGCAATATTGCGCTGAGTATGTGTATCCTGGTAAAGTTTCTTTGTCTTCTGCATAAATGTatcttttaaacaattaaaaggaaaagaaaagaaaaaggtagatTAAGCACCAGAGGAAAAAGAGAATAATGCTATAATGGTATATGACAATATAGAAAGCCATATTTACCAAACTTAATGAAGGCATAAGGTCTAGCAGCAGTTTCAATTTGAGACCCATTAACACGCTCAAACTCATTCCTCAGCTCTTCAAGATATTGAAAGGCTAGTTTCTTAGGGTATGCACGATCACACATTGTCAAGTAACAGACACGTCCTTCTATAATATAACTAAGGCTCTGTTAAGGTCAATTTAGGCTATGAAACTCTTCCAAATAAAGTTAATgccaatttttctaaaaaataaatgtaactcACATAAATGATAGATCCCAAAAAACAGTTGAAGACAAGGAAGTAACTAATGAACTTGCTAAGGAAGAAAGGTTGTGGATCAACAAGATAGTATCCCAATTTTCACAcgcatataatatataaaagcacCATCTGAATTGTATTTAAACAAGATAAGGGAAATATGTACGCAAGTTCTAATTTTACTACCACCTACATATTATGGCATTATGCAATATCTATGATTCTATAAGGATACTGAAAAACATAAGGGCCAGTTTCAACTGACATCCTTGATGCTTCATAATGTCCTCTTGAGAGATTCTTAAACAAAGCCTTGACTTGTTGTTTGTAAAATTCTGCATCTTTAAGATCACGACCATCATCCAGTCCTTCAGCTAGTGGAAGACCATCAGTAACACGGGCAATCATAGTCAACTTCACCATCTTTCTTAGTTCACAATCTTCCAATCCAACTCTAAAACTTTGCAACTAAACCAAAATACACTACAACACCAAACCAAGAGACAGAGACAAATCAAAGTCAGTCAGATTCGAGCCAGATAAAAACTATAATTGTAAAACACAAGCCTTATTTTCCTTCCCTTCATCCAATAATTGAATACTAAATAGaccactaaaaatataattaataattaacccCCATTCATATACTAGTAGCACCTAACGCCCACTAAATCACAATACCACAA contains:
- the LOC114418199 gene encoding 25.3 kDa vesicle transport protein encodes the protein MVKLTMIARVTDGLPLAEGLDDGRDLKDAEFYKQQVKALFKNLSRGHYEASRMSVETGPYVFHYIIEGRVCYLTMCDRAYPKKLAFQYLEELRNEFERVNGSQIETAARPYAFIKFDTFMQKTKKLYQDTHTQRNIAKLNDELYEVHQIMTRNVQEVLGVGEQLDQVSQMSSRLSSESRIYADKARDLNRQALIRKWAPVAIVFGVVFVLFWIKNKLW